A single window of Aquarana catesbeiana isolate 2022-GZ linkage group LG10, ASM4218655v1, whole genome shotgun sequence DNA harbors:
- the LOC141110624 gene encoding uncharacterized protein isoform X1, with protein MFKRKEREAPRKLTEFFRLAEGRKIQDGAGAGSRSASSTAQTNNNPTPSSGESHINDNPLSSSPFCSPVKQKRRIGEGGGNEDEAEAAGNEMDESSTQAEQLDAFPTSGQPIIDTTMKEMLQTLRGALQSDMAMFMNNTKREISAISNRVEYVENKMEEFTLAHNELVDAHFEVEDEIRAMRLKMADVEDRARRNNVKFRGIPETVKPAEITTYLQKLMMTVLPSLSPADITIDRAHRLPKPSFLPEQLPRDVIARIHFYHIKDQLMRFARQHPSLPDPYAGIALYADLSQATLSARHNLVPITKILRNNKILYKWGFPAKLLVEMNNESHAITSIEKGLDLL; from the coding sequence ATGTTTAAACGCAAGGAGAGAGAGGCACCCCGAAAATTGACGGAATTCTTCCGCCTCGCTGAGGGccgaaaaatccaagatggcgccggcgccgggaGCCGTTCTGCCAGCTCCACAGCACAGACAAACAACAATCCgacgccatcctcgggtgagtcacacATAAATGATAACCCCTTATCATCCTCCCCATTCTGCAGCCCtgttaaacaaaaaaggaggattggggaaggagggggaaatgaGGATGAGGCAGAAGCAGCAGGGAATGAAATGGATGAATCATCCACACAGGCAGAGCAGCTAGATGCATTCCCCACCTCAGGTCAACCCATCATTGATACCACAATGAAAGAGATGCTGCAGACACTAAGGGGAGCTCTTCAATCTGATATGGCTATgtttatgaataacacaaaaagggaaatctcagctatcagcaacagagtggaatatgtagagaataaaatggaggagttCACCCTGGCACACAATGAACTGGTAGATGCCCACTTTGAGGTAGAAGATGAAATCAGGGCTATGCGCCTCAAAATGGCGGATGTGGAAGATCGGGCCAGAAGGAACAATGTCAAattcagggggatccctgagacggtcAAACCCGCAGAGATTACTACCTACCTGCAAAAGCTCATGATGACTGTCCTCCCTTCTCTTAGCCCAGCAGACATCACTATcgacagggcacacagactgccaaaaccatccttcctGCCTGAACAATTACCTAGAGATGTGATTGCAAGAATTCACTTCTACCACATAAAGGACCAACTCATGCGATTTGCAAGACAGCATCCCTCTCTTCCTGATCCTTACGCTGGTATCGCACTTTATGCAGACCTGTCACAAGCCACCCTGTCAGCCAGACACAACTTAGTACCTATCACTAAGATCTTGCGCAACAATAAGATCCTCTACAAATGGGGGTTCCCTGCAAAACTTCTGGTTGAAATGAACAATGAATCCCATGCGATAACATCAATCGAAAAAGGCCTGGACCTCCTCTGA